The Dermochelys coriacea isolate rDerCor1 chromosome 7, rDerCor1.pri.v4, whole genome shotgun sequence genome window below encodes:
- the FGFBP3 gene encoding fibroblast growth factor-binding protein 3, protein MRVSRAVPLSLLLLGCLGGAASGQARGAGEKAERPAPWAQSGQFSTREQHVCSWRLVRGEEAAELQLSCQAPGEGGGERLRCVYRGQPERCAAYSAKSRQYWKQILGKLRRKRHPCRDGSPLKARLCGSKKGPPEAQLRLAPPSPSPAAPGAAGGPARGRARAQEAPTLQQPGAPGAQAMSSGAHAGALEKRGKAGSRKGGPGSPVPPEQRPPTAGGKPEPPTEPSEDLAETYCAEQWHSLCSFFLNFWNG, encoded by the coding sequence ATGAGGGTCTCCCGGGCGGTTCCACTGAGCCTCCTGCTCCTGGGCTGCCTAGGGGGCGCCGCCAGCGGGCAGGCCCGAGGGGCCGGTGAGAAAGCGGAGCGCCCCGCGCCCTGGGCGCAGTCCGGCCAGTTCTCTACCCGGGAGCAGCATGTGTGCAGCTGGCGGCTGGTCCGAGGGGAGGAGGCCGCCGAGCTGCAGCTGAGTTGCCAGGCGCCTGGAGAGGGCGGCGGCGAGCGGCTCCGGTGCGTGTACCGGGGCCAGCCGGAGCGCTGCGCCGCCTACAGCGCCAAGAGCCGCCAGTACTGGAAGCAGATCCTGGGCAAGCTGCGCCGGAAGCGCCACCCCTGCCGGGACGGCAGCCCGCTCAAAGCCCGGCTCTGCGGCAGCAAGAAGGGGCCGCCCGAGGCGCAGCTgcgcctggcaccccccagccccagccctgcagcgccTGGGGCCGCCGGGGGCCCCGCCAGAGGCCGAGCCAGGGCCCAGGAGGCGCCTACGCTGCAACAGCCCGGGGCCCCCGGCGCCCAGGCGATGAGCAGCGGGGCACACGCTGGTGCCCTGGAGAAGCGGGGCAAGGCGGGCAGCAGGAAAGGGGGTCCCGGCTCCCCGGTGCCCCCCGAGCAGCGGCCGCCCACGGCCGGGGGGAAGCCGGAGCCGCCCACGGAGCCGAGCGAGGACCTGGCCGAGACCTATTGTGCGGAGCAGTGGCACTCGCTGTGCAGCTTCTTCCTGAACTTCTGGAACGGCTGA